One window of Paroedura picta isolate Pp20150507F chromosome 2, Ppicta_v3.0, whole genome shotgun sequence genomic DNA carries:
- the LOC143830341 gene encoding uncharacterized protein LOC143830341: MAEDSPKRRKANFNEAETEVLIEQVLKHEQVLFAAGPGRASPGQKRRVWELIRHKVNPVAACPREVEDLKKRWRDLKRRDRSKLCRITQGPGGPLPHPAALGLLLPPDDGSPPDLLRSYGPGMPAAPDALPIAGGIDTLDLPGASAPDGGFTEDPGPSHQTCLEKVNLKEEIVVKVVEPEESSEDMAVVPPSQDQLPFLGIPNGGPCGKVKAKTKTQPQLDPNEITEEDLLQIQQNQLHVIQSGFDSINHNLRLLQQGMQDLNNSLSIMAHTLVAIKNVYVKNNAGPTAFATVATQTTAGYLSPGSPLVEDRVRVPVAGNSSRSSSCSSSSMSQEPGPSEFPRPPHRPIKKEHPNGCYYFCFADV, from the exons ATGGCCGAAGACTCGCCCAAGCGGCGCAAGGCCAATTTCAACGAGGCGGAGACGGAGGTGCTGATCGAGCAGGTGCTGAAGCACGAGCAGGTGCTCTTCgccgccgggccgggccgggcctccCCGGGCCAGAAGCGCCGCGTGTGGGAGCTGATCCGGCACAAGGTGAACCCGGTGGCCGCCTGTCCGCGCGAGGTGGAGGACCTCAAGAAGCGCTGGCGGGACCTCAAGCGCCGCGACCGCAGCAAGCTGTGCCGCATCACCCAAGGCCCCGGCGGGCCCCTGCCCCACCCGGCCGCGCTcggcctcctcctgccccccGACGACGGCTCGCCGCCCGACCTCCTCCGCTCCTACGGCCCCGGGATGCCCGCCGCCCCCGACGCCCTGCCCATCGCCGGAGGCATCGACACGCTGGACCTGCCCGGCGCTTCCGCCCCCGACGGCG GTTTTACAGAAGATCCTGGTCCATCCCACCAAACGTGTCTAGAGAAGGTAAATCTGAAAGAAGAGATAGTGGTGAAGGTAGTAGAGCCAGAAGAAAGCTCCGAGGACATGGCCGTGGTTCCTCCCAGCCAGGACCAACTTCCTTTTTTAGGAATTCCAAATGGAGGCCCTTGTGGGAAAGtaaaagccaaaacaaaaacTCAGCCCCAGCTGGATCCAAATGAAATTACAGAGGAGGATCTATTGCAGATCCAGCAGAACCAGCTGCATGTCATCCAGTCGGGCTTTGATAGTATCAACCACAATCTTCGGCTGCTGCAGCAAGGCATGCAAGACCTCAACAATAGCCTCAGCATCATGGCACATACGTTAGTGGCGATCAAAAATGTCTATGTGAAAAATAACGCTGGCCCAACCGCATTTGCTACTGTAGCTACTCAAACCACAGCAGGGTACCTGAGTCCCGGGTCCCCCTTGGTTGAGGACAGAGTCAGAGTTCCAGTGGCAGGAAATAGTAGCAGAAGTAGCAGTTGCAGTTCCAGCTCTATGTCACAAGAACCAGGCCCATCAGAATTTCCAAGGCCCCCACATAGACCTATTAAGAAGGAACATCCAAATGGCTGCTACTATTTCTGTTTTGCAGATGTCTGA